The sequence CCTCTATTCCATTGCCAGATAATTCATGTGTTTCAGTGCAGTTCAGAGGTGATATCATTATTGGTCCACATCTGGTTCTAAAGGATGTCCTATATGTTCCCAACTTCAAGTTTAATCTCTTTTCCATAAGCGCACTGACTCATGATCCTAGTTTATCTGTGGTGTTCTTTCCTGATTATTTCCTGGTTCAGGATATCACGCACATGACGATGATTGTCAAGGGTAAAAGGCTTGACAGTCTATATGTTCTTCAATCCACCGATCTGATGAATGAATCACCTACAACATATGTCAATAAGGTGTCTTTACAAAGCTGACGCAATATACTAGGACATTTATCGGATCAGCGTCTAGCTACTTTAAGAAAACTTATACATTGTGATACTTTGTACAGTGCTACACATACATCGTGTTACATTTGTCCACTTGCTAAACAAAAGAGATTACCGTTTGTATCACATAATAACATGGTTTACCATCCTTTTGATCTGCTACATTGTGATATCTGGCTTCCTTATTATGTGCCTTCTTATTctgattttcaatattttcttaGCTTAGTCGATGATTGTACAAGGTTCACATGGGTTTACTTAATCAAAAACAAATCTGATGTATTGCAAGTTGTTCCACGATTTTTTTGCATGATCGGCACTCAGTTTCACACAACATTTAAAGTGTTTTGATCGAACAATGCCAAAGAGATAAAGTTTACTGATTTCTTCTTAGAAAGAGGAGTTTTGCACCAGTATTCATGTGTTGAACGACCACAACAGAATTCCGTTGTCGAACGCAAGCATCAACACTTATTAAATGTTGCTAGAGCACTATATTTTCAAGCAAGACTTCCACTCTCATTATGGACTGACTGTGTTTTAACAACTACATTTCTCATCAACAGAACCCCATCTACTTTATTACACAATAAGTCACTCTATGAGATTCTATACAATCAATCTGTGGATTACTTTGGGCTTTGAGTTTTTGGGTGCCTTTCTTTCGCATCAACCTTGTCCAGTTCTCGTACCGAGTTTGATCCTCGAGCAAAGCCATGTGTTTTCATTGGATATCCTCCTGGAATCAAAGGGTATAAGCTTTATGATCCACAAATGAAACACATATATTTTTATCTCACGTGATGTTGTGTTTCATGAAGATGTTTTTCCTTTCCATTCGAGCTCAACTAAGACCATGTTCTACCAGTTGGTCAACTTGAGTCATCTGTTCCGGATCCATCAATTGTTACTGAATCAAATGCAGCTCTTGAGTCACTTTCTTGCTGTTCTTCAAGAATCATTCGTCCTCCAAACTATCTCAGATACTATCACTATAATCTTCTCACACAAAGCAAGCTTGATAAAGTGTCACCATGTGATCGTTATCCCTTGTCTGCCACAATTGGTTATCAGGATCTTTGTCCTTCTTTCAAGAATCTTGTCTTGAATATTTCTTCACATTCTGAGCCTTAATTTTACCACCAGACAGTTAAACATCCAAAGTGGTGTGAGGCCATGAAACTTGAATTAGAAGCCACGGAATAGAATAACACATGGAGCATTGTTCCACTTCCACCAGGTAAACATTCAATTGGTTGTCGTTGGGTGTATAAGACTAAATTCAACTCGTCGGGCTCTGTTGAAAGGTACAAATCTCGATTGGTTTCTAAGGGATACACTCAACAAGAGGGCATTTATTTTGTTGAAACATTTTCCCCGGTCGCCAAACTGGTTACTATCAAAGTTTTCTTGGCTCTTGCCTCCAGCCAAGCCTGGAATCTtgttcaaatggatgtaaacaACGCTTTTCTTCATGATGACCtgtttgaagaattttgcagGGACCTTTCATTGGGTTATCTTCGACAGGGGGAGTCAACAAAATCCAAATACAAGCTAGTTTTTCGTCTGCATAAATCGATATATGGGCTTAAGCAAGCCTCCCGATAATGGTATTCTAAACTCTCTTCATTCATCATTCAGCTTGGATTTAAACAAAGTAAGTCTGATTACTCACTTTTTACATGAGGCTCTggtttcaaatttgttgcacttcttgaaacgaccctaattctactttaaattaaactaaataaaaatacgggttttcaaaattttcggcatgacctctctaTTTATATTCAAACCCGTCTGTTACagacaataaatttaaaatgcaaacaacaataCCAAATAAACTAGACCGAAAAAAGAAAATAACGAAAACCTTAGAAAGAGATTGACACTCCAAACTATCTAAAAGTTAAAAAAGTTGATACATAAGTGCCTACAAACAATTCCAAAGAATATTATCTTTACATTTACATTTACTAAATTAACAAGATGAATGACTTTAAAGtgctaaaataaacttttgcggaagactaGCATGGTTAGAGGGATGTGTTGTGCCCGCatcacagtccactcgatagtcctgccccgcaatctcaatgataacctaaacctgcaccaagtagatgtagtgagcctaggggcccaacaaAAATATGGGggaaataacgagtactacataaatacatgcacacgcagattaaaaatagcttatactaaaaatacttttgtttgtaccccttaatttaaataaataatttctaAAGGAAAGAAGTGAACATAAAtgaacatatgcatggctaagtcgaatATAATCACTGTAACTGtataaactgtactgaaacatagtcataaatatttgaactctAACTGTGAACTtatatccttgaattgtgactctggttccgatcatgatcatggctgcagtgtaCTATGCCACAAGaaagtcaggatatctcccaacccgtcttacccatacttggtaagggaaaccaagatttctcccagcccgtccaaacccataaatttggtaagggaagccaagacGTCTCTCAGCCCGTCCATACACGTCAGGTGGTATGGGAAGCTAGaacgtctcccagcccgtccaTACACGTCATaaatatagtcacaatcatctcacttcgttcataaaaatattttctttcatactttCTTTCTTGTCTTGATATAAAAACTTAGCATACATATGTAAATGTAATgtacttgaaaatatttactcaatgATCATGCAAGAAACTCAAATGtggatgaccgggatggtgatttaggagacaaaccTAGGATAGGAGTCTAATCTATAGATTTGCGCTTAGGACAATTTGagcggttcgcccgtaaaaCCTATAACTCACTCAAATCTTATTCAAAAAAGAGTCCCGCTTGAAACCACTACTCCGTGACACAAATAAATAAGAAAGTCATCTTCGGGGTATTATTCCTATCCAaacaattttatgaaaattaaattccggACAGCAGCCCACAAGtctaaaattctgcacctatttCTTTCAATGCTtagaactcgaccaaaacttaaccgaattgattCCCGCTTGAGCCGACATATTTCCAACATCTTAGACTaattccagacccgagcccttgaccaaaacccgagtttaaccctgttttaaaaattaatttccggACAGCTCACACACCAACAgaattctgctcatgtcttgttTCAAAACTCACTCCAAAGACCTATCTATTTGTCTCCAAACTCCAGCCACTATCCTAGTATCATAACCAACATTTAAGCTCACCCAAAACCCCCCTTAAACTCACCCCATAACAGCCCAAAACCCAGCTCAACTTCCTTCAAAAGGGCAGCCCCTAGTCACAGTCATAACCGAGCCCAACCATCCCCAAACTAAATTCTCTAGCTCAAAACAGCCCTGCCCCGAGCCCATTTCCCAGCTCGAAGCAGCCCTTGCCTTAACCAAATCCAGCTCATGAAAACCCCTCAAACTCGACTCCAAACAGTCCCAATACCATTGGCACTTCAACTCCAATTACTTAGCTACTTCCAACACAATCCTAAGCATACCATAAACACATGCTCATTTCAATCCTCAACAAGGCATCATAATATCATAATTCCTCAAGCATGAAAGTGGAAAAGTTTTGACAGAAATAAATCGAATAGGGCATTAAATCTTGACTGAAATTTTCGAACGTGctcttaaaatttaaaagaattttgaaaTGCAAACACACAATATATAATAATCTACATGGTGAACAAAGAAACCCATAATCTTGCCTAAGCTAAGAAATCGAAAGAAAGCAAAAATCTGGAGTGAGCTATGACCGAAATGAACTAGGCTGGAACGAGCTGGAATCCGAGTTCAAGGGAGGAAGCAACAGCTTTGACCAGCTCGCCTAGGAGACGCGGAAAAAAATGCAGGCGGCGTGAGCTCCATGAGAAGAAGCCGATGGATGCTATGGAGGAAAAACAGGGGAATGTcgtgtatatgtgtgtgtgtgttaggCGTGAGATTGAGTGAGGTTTGAGAGTATTATTTGGGGGTAAGGTTATGTATTTAAGTTTAAGCGAGTAAGTATAGATGCATGTATATAATTGTGAGTGTGTGAGTGTGAGTGATTGGAAAAAAgtgctacacacttttaaaaagtgctaTTTAAATTGGAAACTAGGACTATAATTAAATtgcagtaaataaaacaaaagcttgaaaattcaagaatttaaACACTAATTTAAATATTTCGATGTCACGACaacaagtaaaatatttaactatcAAGTAgagcgatttaaaataatttaaaaaaactagactaacgtttaaaagcaatttaaataaatacacaagcgaacataaaaatctttaaaatgatttggacaattaaaaaggatttaaataaataagctagacatttaaaataatttaaaataactaaccgctaaactaaggctatttaaaataaataagttggaccctcgaaaatatttaaacaaataagctaaacagttaaaatcatttaaaagaataaactaaacaattaattaaaatcatttaaatatgcaagcttaaacctttaaaatattaaaacaattcgCTCTTCTTCTGGAATTGTGTTATCTCAACGAAACTACACCCTGAAGTTGTTAGAAGACACTGGTTATCTGGATTCTAAACCAGTACATGTTCCAATGGATCCTAAAATTGATCTTAATTCGGATGGTGATATTTTGGACAATGGCTCTCATTATCCAAGTCTAGTTGGCCGTTTACTATATCTTACCATTACTCGCCCGGACATTACATTTGCCGTCCATAAACTCAGCCAATTTGTCGCAAGTCCTCGTCCTCCACATCTTAAAGAAGTTCATCACCTTTTTCGATATATGAATCGCACCCCTGGTCAAGGGATATTCTTTCCGGCATCTTCTCCGTTACAACTAAAAGCATTTTCTGATGCGGATTGGGGCTCTTGCACTGATTCCAGGAAGTCCACCACAGGTTTTTGTATATTTCTCGGTACAGCCTTGATCTCGTGGAAGGCCAAGAAGCAAAACACGGTCTCTTGGTCATCTGCGGAAGCCGAGTATCGGGCTATGACAGCAACTTCAAGTTAAGTACTGGTATGGTTACATCAACTTCTACTCGATCTCTCTATGCAGCCCACTGCTCCTAGTCCTAGTCCTACGTACCTTGTTGTTTTGTGATAATCAAGTGGCGTTACACATTGCTTCTAATCCGACGTTTCACGAACGCACCAAACACATCGACATCGATTGCCGTGTCACTTTGTTCGGAAAAAGGTCAATAGTGGTTTCCTCAAACTTATGTCCATTCGATCACAACATCAACTCGCAGATATGTTTACTAAACCCCTATCCATTTCCTCCTTTTCATCCTTAATGTTCATCTGTTTACTAAACCCCTATCCATTTCCTCCTTTTCATCCTTAATGTCCAAGATGAACGTTAAAGATATTCATCGTCCATCTTGAGGGGGAGTTTCACAATTACGTCATTAAGACTTCTAGTTAACAGTTAGTTGATTAAGCAATACTTATGTAACTTAATTATGTTTTCTATTTTTCTGTACGTGATCCAGAACTCGGGGGGCCATATCTAAATACAAAATGacgaaaataattattaaatgtTTGTATAACTTTCAAAtgcaagttttttaaaaaataaatatatataatacctaaatttaatattaaaatttttttccaaaagCCAAATGTTCCTTAAAAGATATTATCgattatatatcaaaacataTCGTTGTACATACCAGAGTTTGTTgtctttttatattttataattggttGTTTCATCTATAACCAATAAAAATATGTTAAGCAGGAGCCACGATCTCAATTCAGATGTTTCATTCTATATATTAGCAAAATAACAACAATATAAAAGTAATATGTAAATattcattcaaatttttttattttgtagacACAAGTAAACATGACTTTGTTTTTTGTCCACGTCGATGAGTAAGTTTtccaattaaaaataaaactatcgCAACTTGCAAGCAATTTAATAAGATTCAAAATCAAGacgatataaaaaaaataaaacacatcatagaacaaaacaaaaacataactaAATAGATTAAAGAAGTTAAGAAACCAAATGAAAAAATAGAATCAAATTTTGATGTTaagaaaatcaaaaatttaccaaatttgatttaaaaacaatGAGTTTATCAGctaccaaaaatttcaaaatttcaaacctTAAAATCACTTTAAATATGCGAAACATTGAGCAAGATGTGTATTGAAGCTGAgtaaaataagaaatttaagAAATATAAAAATCATTCATATTTTATTGTATTAGATAAATGAtggtaattttttaaataacaaaaaataaaaaaattataagatagtttaaaataaaaggtgcttaatttttcaaattttaaaacaaaaatagtaaGAGGAAAAAAATTAAAGGTGCTAATTAAAGTgagaataaaatgaaaaatgaaagaTGGATCGAACCTGGACAATTTCATTTCATATTTCATAATGTTTGGAAGGCCAACTGGCAACCACTAGGCCAAATGCTCACATGTGAAGTTTTTGGGggctacatatatatatatatacatatatatatatatatatatatatatatatatactaataaaattttcaaaaattttccgGGGGGGTGGGGGGTAAATCCGCCCCTTCTTAAGTGTATATAGACTTTCTGGTTCAACAATTCATTCAATACGGAGAAAGCATTTTTCTCTCATCTTTTTCTTGATTCCAAATCTAATAGTTTTTGGTCTCAATGTACCTCCAACGTAGCCTTTGGTCTCCTCATTTACATGCATTTTTTAGGAGGATTGTACATTAGATAGAGACGAGGTCTGTTTTCCAGAACTTTATGAATGCACATGTAATATTTTGTAGATTGAAATTGCTGTTTTTTGAATAAATATTGGTTACAAATacatcactacaaaaaa comes from Henckelia pumila isolate YLH828 chromosome 4, ASM3356847v2, whole genome shotgun sequence and encodes:
- the LOC140861246 gene encoding uncharacterized mitochondrial protein AtMg00240-like codes for the protein MDPKIDLNSDGDILDNGSHYPSLVGRLLYLTITRPDITFAVHKLSQFVASPRPPHLKEVHHLFRYMNRTPGQGIFFPASSPLQLKAFSDADWGSCTDSRKSTTGFCIFLGTALISWKAKKQNTVSWSSAEAEYRAMTATSS